In Rhodococcus rhodochrous, a single genomic region encodes these proteins:
- a CDS encoding ABC transporter substrate-binding protein: protein MAVPLDNHRRLLAAGLTAFALLAAGCSSSDDSSPSGDTDTTSADVPQAIVSLSPTSTEMLYAVGAGDQVVAVDDRSDYPTDAPVTDLSGYTPNVEAILGYEPDLVVANADTADLVAGLEQAGVETLILPAAENLDDTYAQIEQLGAVTGHVGDAAEVVAQMKTDIDEILAGLPTRETPLTYYHELDNTFYTVTDDTYIGEIFSMLGLTSIATGGNGYPQLSAEYVLEQNPDVIFLADGQCCGVTPEVVAQRAGWDELTAVRDGHVYVLDEDIASRWGPRVVDLMREVARIVGAIPAVQPTP from the coding sequence ATGGCTGTGCCCCTCGACAATCACCGGCGGCTGCTCGCCGCCGGACTGACCGCCTTCGCGCTCCTCGCCGCAGGATGCTCGAGCAGCGACGATTCGTCACCGTCCGGTGACACCGACACCACCTCCGCGGACGTCCCCCAGGCCATCGTGTCGTTGAGCCCCACCAGCACGGAGATGCTCTACGCCGTCGGTGCCGGTGATCAGGTCGTCGCGGTCGACGACCGGTCCGATTACCCGACCGACGCGCCGGTCACCGACCTGTCGGGGTACACCCCCAACGTCGAGGCGATCCTCGGATACGAACCCGACCTCGTCGTCGCCAACGCCGACACCGCCGATCTCGTCGCGGGGCTCGAACAGGCCGGCGTCGAGACGCTGATCCTTCCCGCGGCCGAGAACCTGGACGACACCTACGCCCAGATCGAACAGCTCGGAGCCGTGACCGGGCACGTCGGTGATGCCGCCGAGGTCGTCGCGCAGATGAAGACGGACATCGACGAGATTCTCGCCGGACTCCCCACACGGGAGACCCCGCTGACCTACTACCACGAGCTCGACAACACCTTCTACACCGTCACCGACGACACCTACATCGGCGAGATCTTCTCGATGCTGGGTCTGACCTCGATCGCGACCGGCGGCAACGGCTACCCGCAGCTGTCCGCCGAGTACGTCCTCGAACAGAACCCCGACGTGATCTTCCTGGCCGACGGACAGTGCTGCGGTGTCACGCCCGAGGTCGTCGCGCAGCGTGCCGGATGGGACGAGCTCACCGCAGTCCGGGACGGTCACGTCTACGTCCTCGACGAGGACATCGCGAGTCGCTGGGGGCCGCGCGTCGTGGACCTGATGCGTGAGGTCGCCCGGATCGTCGGCGCCATCCCCGCGGTCCAGCCCACGCCTTGA
- a CDS encoding O-succinylhomoserine sulfhydrylase has translation MSSIPQGGAFDKALPATVRPATLGVRGGLLRSGFEETSEALYLNSGFVYESAEAAEAAFTGDVDHFVYSRYGNPTVKMFEERLRLLDGAEGAYATASGMSAVFTALAALLGKGDRLVAARSLFGSCFVVCNEILPRWGVETVFVDGEDLDQWEKALSVPTTAVFFETPSNPMQTLVDVRRVSEMAHAAGAKVVLDNVFATPLLQRSIDLGADIVVYSGTKHIDGQGRVLGGAILGPEDYIDGPVQQLIRHTGPSLSPFNAWTLLKGLETMPVRLRASVDSALRIAQFLETQDAVRWVKYPYLESHPQYELAKSQMSGGGTIITFELDAPEGEGKKRAFELLNKLRIVDISNNLGDSKSLITHPATTTHRAMGPEGRAAIGLSDGVVRLSVGLEDPEDLLEDLQQALS, from the coding sequence GTGAGTTCCATCCCCCAGGGCGGCGCGTTCGACAAGGCGCTGCCCGCCACCGTTCGCCCCGCCACGCTCGGCGTGCGCGGCGGCCTGCTCCGATCCGGCTTCGAGGAGACCTCCGAGGCGCTCTACCTCAACTCCGGGTTCGTCTACGAGTCCGCGGAGGCCGCCGAAGCCGCGTTCACCGGCGACGTCGACCACTTCGTCTACTCCCGCTACGGCAACCCCACGGTGAAGATGTTCGAGGAGCGCCTGCGCCTGCTCGACGGTGCCGAGGGCGCCTACGCCACCGCGTCCGGCATGTCCGCGGTGTTCACCGCGCTCGCCGCGCTGCTCGGCAAGGGTGACCGCCTCGTCGCGGCACGCAGCCTCTTCGGTTCGTGCTTCGTCGTGTGCAACGAGATCCTGCCTCGCTGGGGTGTCGAGACGGTGTTCGTCGACGGCGAGGACCTCGACCAGTGGGAGAAGGCGCTGTCGGTGCCCACCACGGCGGTCTTCTTCGAGACCCCGTCGAACCCGATGCAGACCCTCGTCGACGTGCGACGCGTCTCCGAGATGGCGCACGCGGCGGGCGCGAAGGTGGTGCTGGACAACGTCTTCGCCACCCCGCTGCTGCAGCGCAGCATCGATCTCGGTGCCGACATCGTCGTCTACTCGGGCACCAAGCACATCGACGGCCAAGGCCGCGTGCTCGGCGGAGCGATCCTCGGTCCCGAGGACTACATCGACGGGCCCGTGCAGCAGCTCATCCGCCACACCGGGCCGTCGTTGAGCCCGTTCAACGCGTGGACGCTGCTCAAGGGCCTCGAGACCATGCCGGTGCGGTTGCGCGCCTCCGTCGATTCGGCGCTGCGCATCGCGCAGTTCCTCGAAACGCAGGATGCCGTGCGCTGGGTCAAGTACCCGTACCTCGAATCGCACCCCCAGTACGAACTCGCGAAGTCGCAGATGAGCGGCGGCGGCACGATCATCACGTTCGAGCTCGACGCCCCCGAGGGCGAGGGCAAGAAGCGTGCCTTCGAACTGCTGAACAAGCTGCGCATCGTCGACATCTCCAACAATCTCGGCGACTCCAAGTCGCTCATCACCCACCCGGCGACCACCACCCACCGGGCGATGGGACCGGAGGGCCGGGCCGCGATCGGTCTGTCCGACGGTGTGGTGCGACTGTCCGTGGGCCTCGAGGATCCCGAGGACCTGCTCGAGGATCTCCAGCAGGCGCTGTCCTGA
- a CDS encoding rhodanese-like domain-containing protein — MSYAGDITPQQAWDLLQGDPDAVLVDVRTEAEWKYVGVPETSSLGRRTVFVEWVRYPDGAPNPTFVEDLRAAGIGGGPVIFLCRSGQRSIGAATAATAAGLTPAYNLLEGFEGALDGEGHRGAEGWRAAGLPWRQS, encoded by the coding sequence GTGAGCTACGCAGGTGATATAACGCCGCAGCAGGCATGGGACCTGCTGCAAGGTGATCCGGATGCCGTGCTCGTCGATGTGCGTACCGAAGCCGAGTGGAAATACGTCGGGGTCCCCGAGACCTCGTCGCTCGGTCGCCGGACCGTGTTCGTCGAGTGGGTTCGTTACCCCGACGGCGCACCCAACCCGACCTTCGTCGAGGACCTGAGAGCGGCGGGTATCGGCGGCGGACCGGTGATCTTCCTGTGTCGCTCGGGGCAGCGCTCCATCGGAGCGGCCACGGCCGCCACCGCTGCGGGCCTGACCCCCGCCTACAACCTTCTCGAAGGATTCGAAGGCGCTCTCGACGGTGAAGGCCATCGCGGTGCCGAGGGCTGGCGGGCTGCGGGCCTGCCGTGGAGGCAGTCGTGA
- a CDS encoding FAD-dependent oxidoreductase, which yields MTDQTRPLRVAIVGAGPAGIYAADALMKSDTAQDPGVSIDLFERMPAPFGLIRYGVAPDHPRIKGIITALHKVLDKPQIRLLGNLDYGSDFNLDDLQRFYDAVIFSTGANADRALNIPGIDLDGSYGAADFVSWYDGHPDVPRTWPLEAEKVAVLGVGNVALDVARVLAKTGDELLPTEIPPNVYEGLKNNKAVEVHVFGRRGPAQAKFTPLELRELDHSPTIEVIVDPEDIDYDEGSEQARRNSKQVDMVANTLQDWAIRDVGNRPHKLFLHFFESPHEILGEDGKVVGLRTERTELDGTGNVRGTGKFNDWEVQAVYRAVGYLSQNIAKLPFDEQAGTVPNEAGRVLADENAEGHDRFMPYTYVTGWIKRGPVGLIGHTKGDANETVANLLEDRAAGRLNTPEDPSEDAIVKFLEDKQLPYTTWQGWYRLDAHERSLGEAEGRERVKVVEREDMFRASEPHKA from the coding sequence ATGACCGATCAGACTCGTCCCCTTCGCGTCGCGATCGTGGGTGCCGGCCCTGCCGGTATCTACGCCGCCGACGCACTCATGAAGTCCGACACTGCGCAGGATCCCGGGGTCAGCATCGACCTGTTCGAGCGCATGCCGGCGCCGTTCGGTCTGATCCGCTACGGTGTCGCGCCCGACCACCCGCGCATCAAGGGCATCATCACGGCCCTGCACAAGGTGCTCGACAAGCCGCAGATCCGCCTGCTCGGCAATCTCGACTACGGCAGCGACTTCAACCTCGACGACCTGCAGCGTTTCTACGATGCGGTGATCTTCTCGACCGGCGCGAACGCGGACCGCGCGCTGAACATCCCCGGTATCGATCTCGACGGCAGCTACGGCGCCGCCGACTTCGTGTCCTGGTACGACGGTCACCCCGACGTGCCGCGCACCTGGCCGCTCGAGGCGGAGAAGGTCGCCGTCCTCGGTGTCGGCAACGTCGCGCTCGACGTCGCCCGCGTGCTCGCCAAGACCGGCGACGAACTCCTGCCGACGGAGATCCCGCCGAACGTCTACGAGGGCCTGAAGAACAACAAGGCCGTCGAGGTGCACGTCTTCGGTCGCCGTGGTCCGGCGCAGGCCAAGTTCACGCCGCTCGAGCTGCGCGAACTCGACCACTCCCCGACCATCGAGGTCATCGTCGATCCCGAGGACATCGACTACGACGAAGGCTCCGAGCAGGCGCGTCGTAACTCGAAGCAGGTCGACATGGTCGCCAACACCCTGCAGGACTGGGCGATCCGCGATGTGGGCAACCGCCCGCACAAGCTGTTCCTGCACTTCTTCGAGTCCCCGCACGAGATCCTCGGCGAGGACGGCAAGGTCGTCGGTCTGCGCACCGAGCGCACCGAGCTCGACGGCACCGGCAACGTACGCGGCACCGGCAAGTTCAACGACTGGGAGGTCCAGGCCGTCTACCGCGCGGTCGGCTACCTGTCGCAGAACATCGCCAAGCTGCCCTTCGACGAGCAGGCCGGCACCGTGCCGAACGAGGCCGGACGTGTTCTCGCCGACGAGAACGCCGAGGGTCACGACCGGTTCATGCCGTACACCTACGTCACCGGCTGGATCAAGCGCGGCCCCGTCGGCCTGATCGGCCACACCAAGGGCGACGCGAACGAGACCGTCGCGAACCTGCTCGAGGACCGGGCCGCCGGCCGTCTGAACACCCCCGAGGATCCGTCCGAGGACGCGATCGTGAAGTTCCTCGAGGACAAGCAGCTGCCGTACACCACCTGGCAGGGCTGGTACCGCCTCGATGCGCACGAGCGCAGCCTCGGTGAGGCCGAGGGCCGCGAGCGCGTGAAGGTCGTCGAGCGCGAGGACATGTTCCGCGCCAGCGAGCCGCACAAGGCGTGA
- a CDS encoding DUF456 domain-containing protein: protein MSAGGELLVGLAILVGLLGIVLPILPGVLLIFGAIAVWAFLTGGTTAWIVLGVATVALLVTGIVKYTWPGKRLQQAGVPNRSLILAGLLGIVGFFVIPVVGLFLGFLLGMYLSEVQRHRTHRDAWVSTVAATKAVALSILVELFGGLVAASVWLGAVLLT, encoded by the coding sequence GTGAGTGCCGGCGGCGAACTGCTCGTCGGGCTGGCGATCCTCGTCGGACTGCTCGGGATCGTGCTGCCGATCCTGCCCGGCGTCCTGCTGATCTTCGGTGCGATCGCCGTGTGGGCGTTCCTCACGGGAGGCACCACCGCATGGATCGTGCTGGGCGTCGCGACGGTGGCGCTGCTGGTCACCGGCATCGTGAAGTACACCTGGCCCGGCAAGCGACTGCAACAGGCCGGGGTGCCGAACCGGTCGCTCATCCTGGCCGGTCTGCTCGGCATCGTCGGCTTCTTCGTCATCCCCGTCGTCGGGCTGTTCCTGGGCTTCCTGCTCGGCATGTACCTGTCGGAGGTGCAGCGGCACCGCACCCACCGCGACGCGTGGGTCTCGACGGTCGCGGCGACCAAGGCGGTCGCGTTGTCGATCCTCGTCGAACTGTTCGGCGGGCTCGTCGCAGCGTCGGTATGGCTGGGCGCCGTCCTGCTCACCTGA